A genomic window from Corallincola holothuriorum includes:
- the ycfP gene encoding alpha/beta hydrolase YcfP codes for MIIYLHGFDSTSPGNHEKVLQLKFIDPDVRAVTYSTMHPKHDMSHLLKEVMRDVREAGDPNPLICGVGLGGYWSERIGFLAGIKSVIINPNLQPEVTMEGKIDRPEEYKDIAGKCVSEFRNKNKGRTLVVLSRNDEVHDNTVSHDALAPYYDVIWDEEQSHKFKKLSPHLQQIKAFKESSE; via the coding sequence ATGATTATTTACCTACATGGATTTGATTCGACAAGTCCTGGCAATCACGAGAAAGTGCTACAGCTTAAATTTATTGACCCTGATGTACGCGCCGTGACGTATAGCACCATGCATCCAAAGCACGATATGAGCCATCTACTGAAAGAGGTGATGCGGGATGTCCGAGAAGCGGGGGATCCTAATCCGCTGATTTGTGGTGTGGGATTAGGCGGTTACTGGTCTGAGCGGATCGGTTTTCTGGCGGGAATAAAATCGGTGATCATTAATCCCAACCTTCAACCCGAGGTAACGATGGAAGGGAAGATCGATCGGCCGGAAGAATACAAAGATATAGCCGGTAAATGTGTGTCTGAGTTTCGCAATAAGAATAAGGGACGTACGTTAGTCGTATTGTCTCGAAATGATGAGGTGCATGACAACACGGTTAGCCATGATGCCTTGGCGCCATATTACGATGTGATTTGGGACGAAGAGCAGAGTCATAAGTTCAAAAAGCTCTCGCCCCATCTGCAACAGATTAAAGCATTTAAGGAATCGAGCGAATAG
- the pabC gene encoding aminodeoxychorismate lyase: protein MITLLHLINGVASSQIDVNDRGLQYGDGFFTTMLVTDGHAQWWDHHLARLQTSAQRLYISGIDWHRLERDVFATASAQPSSVIKVVITRGSGGRGYSPQGCNLPSVIVSQFAVPAHVDAWQQNGISLGVAKFKLGVSPALAGLKTLNRLEQVLGRQEVLALGVDDAVFCNVNGDVIETNAANIFWRKDELVYTCDLCGSGVAGVMSQVVLDTLSAENIPFNVVKGTLDALRSADEIWITNSVQQVVPVRLFDGRVMQDFAFSRRLQAIIMEGNR from the coding sequence GTGATAACACTTTTGCACCTCATTAATGGCGTAGCCTCATCTCAAATTGATGTTAACGATCGCGGCCTTCAGTATGGCGATGGTTTCTTTACCACTATGTTGGTTACCGACGGCCATGCTCAATGGTGGGATCACCACTTGGCGCGATTGCAAACCAGTGCGCAGCGTTTATATATTTCCGGTATTGATTGGCATCGCTTAGAACGTGACGTTTTTGCGACCGCATCAGCACAGCCATCATCGGTGATTAAGGTGGTTATTACGCGAGGCAGCGGTGGCCGTGGTTATAGCCCGCAAGGATGTAACCTGCCCTCTGTGATTGTCAGCCAGTTCGCTGTCCCTGCACATGTAGATGCATGGCAGCAGAATGGAATAAGTTTAGGTGTCGCAAAATTTAAGCTGGGTGTTAGTCCAGCGCTGGCTGGTTTGAAAACACTTAACCGCCTTGAGCAAGTATTAGGTAGGCAAGAGGTGTTGGCGTTAGGCGTTGATGATGCCGTATTTTGCAATGTTAACGGCGATGTAATAGAGACAAATGCTGCCAATATATTTTGGCGTAAAGATGAGCTTGTATATACATGCGATCTTTGCGGTTCCGGGGTTGCAGGGGTGATGAGCCAAGTTGTGTTGGACACGCTTAGCGCAGAAAATATCCCGTTCAATGTCGTCAAAGGTACGTTAGATGCATTGCGTTCTGCAGATGAAATTTGGATAACGAACAGCGTACAACAAGTTGTTCCTGTCAGACTATTTGATGGCCGAGTGATGCAAGATTTTGCCTTTAGCCGAAGGCTGCAAGCGATCATCATGGAAGGAAATAGATGA
- the gloA2 gene encoding SMU1112c/YaeR family gloxylase I-like metalloprotein, protein MLKGVHHIAIICSDYPRSKHFYCEVLGLKIIAENYRAERRSYKLDLGLPDGTQIELFSFPDAPERPSYPEAQGLRHLAFAVSSMNEMVAYLSDHDIKSEPIRIDEYTGKRYTFFADPDGLPIELYEVTEHPITPKTS, encoded by the coding sequence ATGCTTAAAGGCGTTCATCATATAGCGATCATCTGCTCCGATTACCCACGCTCGAAACATTTCTATTGTGAAGTACTTGGTTTAAAGATCATCGCAGAAAACTATCGTGCAGAGCGCCGTTCATACAAATTGGACTTGGGCCTGCCAGATGGTACGCAGATCGAGCTATTCTCTTTTCCTGATGCACCAGAGAGACCAAGCTATCCCGAAGCACAAGGTTTACGCCACCTTGCATTTGCAGTCAGCTCAATGAATGAGATGGTGGCATACCTAAGTGATCACGACATAAAGAGTGAGCCGATCCGAATCGACGAATATACCGGCAAGCGCTATACCTTTTTCGCTGATCCTGACGGGCTCCCCATAGAGCTTTATGAAGTCACAGAGCATCCCATAACGCCAAAAACGTCATAG
- the tmk gene encoding dTMP kinase has product MSEVTVPGKFIVIEGLEGAGKSTAVTAVTEFLASHGVRDILTTREPGGTPLAEQLRNIVKSPTLDEPVAPETELLLMYASRAQLVKTVIEPALAAGKWVLGDRHDLSSRAYQGGGRGIDDGQIQAIKHAVLGDFKPDLTLYMDIDPEVGLARARGRGELDRIELEALDFFVRTRERYLTLAKQDPSIRTVDAGVAIPQVTQQINDLLAEEVLPWLSKC; this is encoded by the coding sequence ATGAGTGAAGTAACAGTCCCGGGTAAATTTATTGTTATCGAAGGGCTCGAAGGTGCCGGCAAGAGCACAGCTGTCACTGCGGTGACGGAGTTTCTGGCTTCCCACGGCGTGCGCGATATCTTAACAACGAGAGAGCCAGGTGGTACGCCGTTGGCGGAGCAACTACGTAATATCGTGAAATCTCCGACCCTGGATGAACCGGTCGCTCCGGAAACTGAGTTGCTCTTGATGTATGCCAGTCGCGCACAGTTGGTCAAAACGGTTATTGAACCCGCGTTAGCCGCTGGGAAATGGGTATTGGGCGATCGCCATGACTTGTCGAGTCGCGCGTATCAAGGCGGTGGTCGCGGGATTGACGATGGTCAGATCCAGGCAATAAAACATGCAGTGCTTGGTGACTTTAAACCGGACTTAACGCTCTACATGGATATAGATCCTGAAGTAGGCTTAGCTAGGGCTCGAGGGCGGGGCGAATTAGATCGTATTGAGCTGGAAGCGCTCGACTTTTTCGTGAGAACACGAGAGCGCTACTTGACCCTGGCCAAGCAAGACCCAAGTATTAGAACCGTTGACGCTGGGGTTGCCATACCGCAAGTGACGCAACAAATAAATGATCTGCTCGCCGAAGAGGTTTTACCGTGGCTCAGCAAGTGCTAA
- the nagZ gene encoding beta-N-acetylhexosaminidase gives MGPVMIDLEGTVLSAEEKALLLHPAVGGLIFFSRNFQSREQITRLVAEIRSVRPELLIAVDHEGGRVQRFRDGFTHIPAMAKIFAACDGDMATASSWATHFGWLMASELLAVDIDISFAPVLDLNGISEVIGDRAFHSQPAQVASLASAFIDGMHQAGMKSTGKHFPGHGSVAADSHVAVPVDERPSAMIRDYDMTVFSRLSADHKLDAIMPAHVIYPDLDALPAGFSPYWLQTVLRGELDFDGVIFSDDLTMEGASVMGDYHERTAAALAAGCDMLLVCNDRKAAVEVLDSVQKLAPSYSPRLQKMRKSAAPSWANLTASPRWQQVQAIISENFA, from the coding sequence ATGGGGCCTGTGATGATTGACTTGGAAGGAACAGTGTTGAGCGCGGAAGAGAAAGCGCTCTTACTTCATCCCGCCGTTGGTGGATTGATTTTCTTTAGTCGTAACTTCCAAAGCCGAGAACAGATCACCAGGTTAGTGGCCGAGATCCGTAGCGTTCGACCAGAACTGCTGATCGCCGTTGATCATGAAGGAGGCCGAGTACAGCGCTTTCGCGACGGATTTACCCATATTCCAGCAATGGCAAAAATCTTTGCAGCGTGTGATGGTGATATGGCAACGGCGTCATCCTGGGCTACGCATTTTGGCTGGTTGATGGCCTCAGAGTTATTGGCGGTTGATATCGATATTAGTTTTGCACCTGTGCTTGATTTGAATGGCATCAGTGAAGTGATTGGTGATCGCGCTTTCCATAGTCAACCTGCACAAGTGGCTTCGCTGGCATCGGCGTTTATTGACGGTATGCATCAAGCGGGTATGAAAAGCACCGGTAAGCACTTTCCTGGTCATGGTTCGGTGGCTGCAGATAGCCATGTGGCAGTGCCGGTTGATGAGCGCCCAAGTGCGATGATCCGCGACTATGATATGACCGTGTTTAGTCGCTTATCTGCGGATCACAAGCTAGATGCGATTATGCCAGCCCATGTGATATATCCGGATCTTGATGCACTGCCAGCAGGCTTTTCACCTTATTGGTTGCAAACAGTGCTGCGCGGCGAACTCGATTTTGACGGTGTTATTTTCTCTGACGACCTGACGATGGAAGGCGCCAGTGTTATGGGCGACTATCATGAGCGTACCGCAGCGGCTTTAGCTGCTGGTTGTGATATGTTGTTGGTTTGCAATGATCGAAAAGCTGCAGTTGAGGTGTTAGATTCGGTGCAGAAATTGGCACCATCTTACTCCCCACGTCTGCAGAAGATGCGTAAGTCTGCGGCGCCAAGCTGGGCAAATTTGACCGCGTCACCGCGATGGCAGCAGGTACAGGCGATCATTTCGGAAAATTTTGCTTAA
- a CDS encoding CsiV family protein, whose amino-acid sequence MKRNRILTLALAPAVLMAGPLFSASVVAEEEEPRWFEVEVILFSRNVPADSVNEHWPSEANKLDTQNAPDLLSALLFPAEEVAPVDDSYCIPADQLTTDPVMDGAAATPDSLEAGTPEVAGETKAPLSDSEQIPQPCPPSELEDAAPATYAKTDVPEIVVAPALPDFDVSPYLIDDQSLQLVAQRKVIERRPEFKMMLHTGWRQAMVPRKQSAKWHLFAGKDFTDQFLADGTLRHKPELATSNQAPCPVGTVTIDGECIISDNAASENPAPGANADAPAAPQPLTTEEVQANITEMLAAQETELAAAMAAQVEVESADTPIMPLWQLDGLFRVYLEHYLYIDADFDYRIAGERELPLLIEDPSSTYGSADNLEMTDPLATPEPILAIDNLEQSLAAETLPLTQQEDPEAGGTLVTTKPTEGYLYRYRLSQSRRLRSGELHYFDHPLVGILVQIRPHDYREPPTPTEVDTSAAVDATTSTEVAAPASDTQPAS is encoded by the coding sequence ATGAAGCGAAACCGGATCCTGACGCTGGCATTAGCACCAGCCGTATTAATGGCAGGGCCACTTTTCTCCGCCAGCGTCGTTGCCGAAGAGGAAGAACCCCGTTGGTTCGAGGTGGAAGTGATCCTATTTAGCCGCAACGTGCCTGCCGACAGCGTTAATGAACATTGGCCTTCAGAAGCCAATAAACTCGACACTCAGAATGCACCAGATCTGCTGTCTGCACTGCTTTTCCCCGCAGAGGAAGTCGCACCTGTCGACGACAGCTACTGCATCCCAGCGGATCAGCTGACAACAGATCCCGTTATGGACGGCGCTGCAGCAACACCAGACAGCCTTGAAGCAGGTACGCCAGAAGTAGCAGGCGAAACAAAGGCGCCTTTAAGCGACAGCGAACAGATCCCGCAGCCCTGTCCACCGAGTGAGCTAGAGGATGCCGCACCGGCTACATACGCTAAAACAGACGTTCCCGAGATTGTCGTTGCCCCAGCGCTACCAGACTTTGATGTCAGCCCCTACCTGATTGATGACCAATCGCTGCAATTAGTCGCCCAGCGTAAAGTTATTGAACGGCGACCAGAATTCAAAATGATGTTACATACCGGTTGGCGTCAAGCCATGGTGCCACGCAAGCAGAGCGCAAAATGGCATCTATTTGCTGGTAAGGACTTTACTGACCAATTTCTAGCTGATGGTACATTGCGCCATAAGCCTGAACTAGCAACAAGCAATCAAGCACCCTGTCCCGTGGGGACAGTGACTATCGATGGTGAGTGCATTATCAGTGACAACGCAGCATCGGAAAACCCAGCACCGGGTGCTAACGCCGATGCCCCTGCAGCGCCACAGCCATTAACCACTGAAGAAGTACAAGCCAACATTACAGAGATGCTGGCTGCCCAAGAAACGGAACTAGCGGCAGCGATGGCTGCGCAAGTGGAAGTCGAATCTGCTGACACACCAATCATGCCATTGTGGCAACTAGACGGGCTGTTCCGCGTCTATCTGGAACACTACCTCTATATCGATGCCGATTTCGACTACCGCATTGCCGGTGAACGTGAACTACCGTTGCTGATTGAGGATCCATCATCAACCTATGGCAGTGCTGACAACCTCGAAATGACAGATCCGCTAGCGACACCTGAGCCGATACTCGCCATCGACAACCTTGAGCAAAGTTTGGCAGCAGAAACTCTACCTTTAACCCAACAGGAAGATCCTGAAGCTGGCGGCACGCTGGTAACAACAAAGCCCACAGAGGGCTACCTTTATAGGTATCGCCTAAGCCAAAGTCGTCGATTACGTAGTGGCGAATTGCACTATTTTGACCATCCTTTGGTGGGGATTTTGGTACAGATACGCCCCCACGACTATCGTGAACCGCCAACGCCAACAGAAGTAGATACAAGTGCAGCGGTAGACGCAACAACATCTACAGAAGTAGCAGCCCCAGCAAGTGACACGCAACCGGCGAGTTAA
- the mltG gene encoding endolytic transglycosylase MltG, with protein sequence MSFWKRFSVFVIGLAMLGIVAVAIVFARVDSYLNQPLFVNEPVIYAVASGSHYRKVLDEWQQQGWIRGAWQSRLVGRVYPELVAIKVGTFQIQPNATLRESLALLSGGAEFQYQLTFVEGERFRDWRLKLLEAPGLKRTLGELSDAQVKEALAIESPSVEGWLYPDTYFYTQGSTDLELLQRAHDAMKAQLEFAWQQRDPDIPLKSEYEVLIMASIIEKETGVDDERPRISSVFENRLRLGMRLQTDPTVIYGLGDSYQGDIKRVHLRQKTAYNTYVIPALPPTPIAMPGVNSLMAAVKPEKSDYLYFVASGGGRHYFSRTLKEHNQAVRKYILGK encoded by the coding sequence ATGAGTTTTTGGAAACGTTTTAGTGTGTTTGTCATTGGCTTAGCCATGCTGGGTATTGTCGCCGTGGCAATAGTCTTTGCTCGTGTTGATAGCTATTTAAATCAACCGCTTTTTGTCAATGAACCGGTCATTTATGCTGTTGCTAGCGGCAGTCATTACCGTAAAGTATTGGATGAGTGGCAGCAGCAAGGTTGGATCCGCGGAGCCTGGCAAAGCCGGCTGGTTGGTCGTGTCTATCCTGAACTTGTAGCGATCAAGGTCGGTACCTTTCAAATTCAGCCCAATGCTACGCTCAGGGAAAGTTTGGCTTTACTCAGTGGCGGTGCTGAATTTCAGTATCAATTGACCTTTGTAGAAGGTGAACGTTTTCGTGATTGGCGACTGAAGCTACTGGAAGCCCCAGGCTTAAAACGCACACTGGGTGAGTTAAGTGATGCGCAAGTGAAAGAGGCGTTAGCCATTGAGTCGCCATCTGTCGAAGGATGGCTCTATCCTGATACCTATTTTTATACTCAGGGCAGCACTGATCTGGAACTGTTGCAGCGCGCCCACGATGCAATGAAAGCCCAACTTGAGTTCGCTTGGCAGCAGCGAGATCCTGATATCCCGCTAAAAAGTGAGTATGAGGTGTTAATTATGGCCTCGATCATTGAAAAGGAGACCGGCGTTGATGACGAACGCCCTCGGATATCCTCCGTATTCGAAAATCGCCTTAGGTTAGGCATGCGCTTACAAACGGATCCGACCGTTATATACGGCTTAGGGGACAGCTATCAAGGGGATATTAAACGGGTTCATTTGCGTCAAAAGACCGCATATAACACCTATGTGATCCCTGCTTTACCGCCTACGCCTATTGCGATGCCGGGAGTTAACTCGCTGATGGCAGCCGTGAAACCGGAAAAATCGGATTACCTCTATTTTGTCGCCAGCGGTGGCGGGCGTCACTATTTCTCCCGTACCTTGAAAGAGCATAATCAAGCGGTCAGAAAATATATTCTTGGAAAATGA
- a CDS encoding DUF6279 family lipoprotein has protein sequence MLLVIGTLTACSTKMVYNYLDWIVPWTIDDYITLDSEQEAFVDRSLAQVLSWHRQEQLPLYAADLESLRSALKSELTIDEVVGFTKKARAHWYQLIEVMFPPLVEFGQSLSDEQARQLVATVREELDEIKAEHDEQTLEERQQEWREGMEEGLEDWLGSLTDGQILRIKEWSETRTSSFDLWIAYRYRWVDELEQTLAKRNQPAQFQQSAEHLLLQLDEIRGGEYLAAIEKNRRFYAQMIVDISTSMTKQQQTHLDDKLSELINDLTELHREE, from the coding sequence ATGCTGCTTGTTATCGGAACGCTGACAGCCTGTAGCACTAAAATGGTTTATAACTATTTGGACTGGATAGTGCCTTGGACGATTGACGACTATATAACGCTGGATAGCGAGCAAGAGGCATTCGTTGACCGCTCTCTCGCTCAGGTATTGAGTTGGCACCGGCAAGAGCAGCTGCCTCTGTATGCGGCAGATCTTGAGTCGCTCCGTTCTGCACTAAAATCTGAACTCACCATCGATGAGGTCGTTGGCTTCACTAAGAAGGCGCGGGCGCACTGGTATCAACTGATAGAAGTGATGTTTCCCCCCTTGGTTGAGTTTGGCCAGAGCTTAAGTGACGAACAGGCCAGACAGTTAGTTGCAACTGTGCGCGAAGAGCTAGACGAAATAAAGGCCGAACATGATGAGCAGACCCTCGAGGAACGTCAGCAAGAGTGGCGTGAGGGGATGGAAGAGGGACTGGAAGATTGGCTAGGGTCATTAACTGACGGCCAAATCCTGCGAATTAAAGAGTGGAGTGAGACCCGAACGAGCAGTTTTGATCTCTGGATCGCATATCGCTACCGTTGGGTGGATGAGCTTGAACAAACGTTAGCGAAGCGCAATCAGCCAGCGCAGTTTCAGCAGAGTGCTGAACATCTTTTGTTACAGCTCGATGAGATCCGAGGGGGCGAGTATCTTGCCGCTATCGAAAAGAACCGGCGTTTTTACGCGCAGATGATCGTTGATATCTCCACATCAATGACAAAACAACAACAGACACACTTAGATGACAAACTTAGTGAGCTAATTAATGATTTAACTGAGTTGCATCGGGAGGAATAG
- a CDS encoding DNA polymerase III subunit delta': protein MAQQVLSALQMPWLRSAYGTLAQSVAANRLPAAVLLTGVAGIGKRTLADDLASLLICVQPQPTELGHLRACGQCKSCQLKDAGNHPDYLFLTANDKGTITVDAIRELTRVTAQATHQSGRRVIVIVGAEAMNSNAANALLKTLEEPPAGTFIIMTTAVSSRLLPTIISRCQHYPLSASPEQATDWLQQHQLNVDFNVLTLLQNAPLALQNFIQSEEYSQLQAFSALYARWQQGEKGALNELKELIAQAPVERINWLINWVSAEAKQAPSPLASQLSQFYRNLLNSRVVLSQSGINQVLQVEKVISYGVLVNRE, encoded by the coding sequence GTGGCTCAGCAAGTGCTAAGTGCATTGCAGATGCCTTGGCTGCGGTCAGCCTACGGTACGTTAGCTCAAAGTGTTGCAGCCAATCGTTTACCTGCGGCGGTGCTGTTGACTGGCGTTGCCGGTATTGGCAAGCGAACCTTAGCCGATGATCTCGCTTCTCTGCTTATCTGTGTTCAACCCCAACCAACAGAGTTGGGGCATCTTCGCGCCTGTGGCCAGTGTAAAAGCTGCCAATTGAAAGACGCAGGAAACCATCCTGATTACCTTTTTCTTACCGCCAATGACAAGGGCACGATCACTGTTGATGCGATTCGGGAACTGACGCGAGTGACCGCTCAAGCCACTCACCAGTCGGGTCGGCGAGTCATTGTGATTGTTGGCGCAGAAGCAATGAACAGTAACGCCGCGAATGCGTTGTTGAAGACCCTTGAAGAGCCGCCCGCCGGTACGTTTATCATAATGACTACGGCAGTTTCGAGCCGGTTATTGCCGACCATTATTAGTCGTTGCCAACATTACCCGCTATCGGCATCACCCGAGCAGGCAACCGATTGGCTACAACAACACCAGCTCAATGTTGATTTCAATGTATTGACGTTATTGCAAAATGCGCCGTTGGCGTTGCAAAACTTCATTCAATCGGAGGAATACTCTCAGTTGCAGGCTTTTTCTGCTTTGTACGCTAGGTGGCAGCAGGGCGAGAAAGGCGCCTTAAATGAGTTGAAAGAACTGATCGCTCAGGCGCCTGTCGAACGTATTAACTGGTTAATCAACTGGGTTAGCGCCGAAGCGAAACAAGCACCTTCGCCACTGGCATCGCAGTTGTCCCAGTTTTACCGCAATTTGCTGAACAGTCGTGTCGTGTTGTCACAATCTGGTATCAATCAAGTGTTACAGGTGGAAAAAGTGATCAGCTATGGAGTATTAGTCAATCGTGAATAA
- a CDS encoding NAD(P)/FAD-dependent oxidoreductase has translation MSEIKIVVVGGGAGGLELATKLGRRLGKKGRAEITLVDRKRTHIWKPLLHEVAAGSLDDGVDALSYRAHARNHHFQFQLGALSRIERDSKQIVLAPMNDEKGEELMAERTLDYDYLVISLGSVSNDFNTQGVRDNCIFLDSPEQARRFHRELLNAFLKVGGGKNETLDIAIVGAGATGVELSAELHKAAEEAALYGVKDAGRDKLNVTLVEAGPRILPALPERISGAAHKELLDLGVAVKTATMVTEATSSGLKTKDGDEIPAQLMVWAAGIKAPDFLAEIGGLETNRINQLVVKSTLQTTNDDSIYALGDCASCIQEDGKPVPPRAQAAHQMASHVYKNLLAQLEGKPLTAYEYKDHGSLVSLSKYTTVGSLMGNLTRGSMRVEGRVARFVYISLYRMHQFALHGWFKTLLLLLVGQINRALRPTLKLH, from the coding sequence ATGAGCGAAATTAAGATTGTTGTCGTTGGTGGTGGTGCCGGTGGTTTGGAGTTGGCAACTAAGCTGGGACGTCGTCTTGGTAAAAAGGGCAGAGCGGAGATCACCCTGGTTGACAGAAAACGTACCCATATCTGGAAGCCGTTATTGCACGAAGTGGCTGCAGGTTCGTTAGATGATGGTGTTGATGCGCTTAGTTACCGTGCTCATGCCCGCAATCATCATTTTCAATTTCAGCTGGGTGCTTTATCGAGAATAGAACGGGACAGTAAGCAAATTGTTCTTGCGCCGATGAATGACGAGAAGGGCGAAGAGCTCATGGCTGAACGCACGCTCGATTACGATTACTTGGTGATCTCTCTAGGTAGTGTGTCCAATGACTTTAATACCCAAGGTGTTAGAGACAATTGTATCTTCCTTGACTCGCCTGAACAGGCTAGGCGTTTTCACCGTGAGCTACTCAATGCGTTTTTGAAAGTGGGTGGCGGCAAGAATGAAACCCTCGATATCGCCATTGTAGGCGCAGGCGCTACAGGCGTAGAACTGTCTGCAGAGTTACATAAAGCGGCGGAAGAAGCCGCGCTGTACGGTGTTAAAGATGCCGGACGCGATAAGTTGAATGTCACTTTGGTTGAAGCTGGGCCTCGCATCTTGCCTGCACTACCTGAGCGAATTAGTGGTGCTGCACACAAAGAATTATTAGATCTGGGTGTTGCAGTAAAAACCGCCACCATGGTGACGGAAGCTACCAGTTCGGGTTTGAAAACCAAAGATGGTGATGAGATCCCTGCACAGTTGATGGTATGGGCTGCAGGTATTAAAGCGCCAGACTTTCTCGCAGAAATTGGCGGCTTAGAAACCAATCGTATTAATCAGCTGGTGGTTAAGTCGACGTTGCAAACAACTAACGATGATTCAATTTATGCATTGGGTGATTGCGCGAGTTGTATTCAGGAAGACGGAAAGCCTGTCCCTCCACGTGCTCAGGCCGCGCATCAGATGGCCTCTCACGTGTATAAGAATTTGCTCGCGCAGTTAGAGGGGAAGCCGCTGACAGCGTATGAGTATAAAGATCATGGTTCGCTTGTTTCATTAAGCAAGTACACCACGGTGGGAAGTCTGATGGGCAACCTGACGAGAGGATCAATGCGAGTTGAAGGGCGCGTAGCGCGGTTCGTTTATATCTCTTTGTATCGTATGCACCAGTTTGCACTGCATGGCTGGTTTAAGACGTTATTGCTACTACTGGTTGGTCAAATCAACCGTGCGTTACGTCCAACGTTGAAATTACATTAA